DNA from Streptomyces luteogriseus:
GGCGGATGCCGGGGCAGGCGAGTGTCGTCGGGGAGAAAACAGCCGCCCCGGCACCACAGGTGATGCCGGGGCAACTGAAAGGGTATGGTCGCTTGCGCGTCAGCCGACGACCTTCTTGAGGGCGTCGCCGAGCGCGTCGGCCTCGTCCGGGGTCAGCTCGACGACGAGCCGACCGCCGCCTTCGAGCGGAACGCGCATGACGATGCCCCGCCCCTCCTTGGTCACCTCGAGCGGGCCATCACCCGTTCGCGGCTTCATGGCCGCCATGCTCGTTCCCCTTCCTGAAACCCAGCTCATCGTCAAAGCCGACGGCCCCTGAGAAGGGCACACGTGCGGCCCTTGTGGCAGGACACGCGACACCGGCATCGAACACATTGCTTCCAAGCCATTATCCCGCATCTCAGGACCCGATGACCAACATCAGTAGGCATCGCTTGGGCAACGCACGCGAGCAAAACCACTCAATTCGGCGATGAGACTGCGATACTCCGCCACCGCACACACATCCGCCGAACGAATCCGGGCGAGAATTCTTTGACGCAGGTCACACGTCCGGGCCGGTTCCCCGTCGATGATCTCCGTCATGCTGTCCTGCAGACCCGGGGCGTACCGGCCGGTACGCCACCGATCCGCGACTCGGAGGGGATACGCCATGACGGACACCGTGCTCTACGAGGTGAGCGACGGACTCGCGACGATCACGCTGAACCGCCCGGAGGCGATGAACGCGCTGAACGTGGCGGCCAAGGTCGCCCTGCGGGAGGCGGTCGAGTCGGCGGCGGGCGACGGCACCGTACGGGCGGTGCTGCTGACAGCCGCCGGTGACCGGGCGTTCTGCGTCGGGCAGGACCTCAAGGAGCACATCGGGCTGCTGGTCCAGGACCGGGAGACCGGCTCCGGCCAGACCATGAGCACGGTGCGGGAGCACTACAACCCGATCGTGCGGGCGCTGGCCGGGGCGGCGAAGCCGGTCGTCGCGGCGGTGAACGGGGTGGCGGCCGGGGCGGGCTTCGGCTTCGCGCTCGCCGCGGACTACCGGATCGTGGCGGACACGGCGGCGTTCAACACCTCGTTCGCCGGGGTGGCGCTGACCGCCGACTCGGGGATCTCCTGGACGCTGCCGCGGGTGATCGGCCCGGGCCGGGCCGCTGACCTGCTGCTCTTCCCGCGGAGCATCAGCGCGCAGGAGGCGTACGAGCTGGGCATCGCCAACCGGCTGGTACCGGCCGGCGACCTGCGGGCGGAGGCCGAGAAGGTGGCGCGGGCGCTGGCCGAGGGCCCGACGGTGGCGTACGCGGCGCTGAAGGAGTCGGTGGCGTTCGGGCTGACGCACTCCTTGGAGGAGGCCCTGGAGAAGGAGGACGAGCTCCAGACCCGGGCGGGCTCCTCCGAGGACCACGCGATCGCGGTCCAGGCCTTCGTCAACAAGGAGAAGCCGAAGTACTTGGGGCGCTAGCGCTCGTCCCGCGCCCCCTACGCGCCCCTTCGGGCGACGCAGGTCTCCAGGTGATCGTCCACCAGGCCGCACGCCTGCATCAGCGCATACGCCGTCGTCGGGCCGACGAACCGCAGGCCACGCTTCTTCAGCGCCTTGGACAGCGCCGTCGACTCGGGGGTGACGGGTGGGACGTCGGAGAGGGTCTTCGGGACCGGCCGGCCGGCCGGCTCGGGGGCGTGGGACCAGATCAGCTCGTCCAGTTCGCCCGGGGACCATTCGGTCAGCGCACGCGCGTTGGCGAGGGTCGCGTCGATCTTGG
Protein-coding regions in this window:
- a CDS encoding DUF3117 domain-containing protein, which encodes MAAMKPRTGDGPLEVTKEGRGIVMRVPLEGGGRLVVELTPDEADALGDALKKVVG
- the chcB gene encoding 2-cyclohexenylcarbonyl CoA isomerase; protein product: MTDTVLYEVSDGLATITLNRPEAMNALNVAAKVALREAVESAAGDGTVRAVLLTAAGDRAFCVGQDLKEHIGLLVQDRETGSGQTMSTVREHYNPIVRALAGAAKPVVAAVNGVAAGAGFGFALAADYRIVADTAAFNTSFAGVALTADSGISWTLPRVIGPGRAADLLLFPRSISAQEAYELGIANRLVPAGDLRAEAEKVARALAEGPTVAYAALKESVAFGLTHSLEEALEKEDELQTRAGSSEDHAIAVQAFVNKEKPKYLGR